A portion of the Osmia lignaria lignaria isolate PbOS001 chromosome 15, iyOsmLign1, whole genome shotgun sequence genome contains these proteins:
- the Capr gene encoding caprin family member has product MPSANPKLGKQASTETVDPICQAIIVIEHKIRNLEKRKVKLESYRELQNNGKELNADQKTAVAKYDEVLQTLDITKELYKQIVGIAHDAAKQQKKLARKEAIERTQQDIAKVKEVLLIQDALMNMGTESVREDFLAGKNGAVKLSEQDLKSLDSLYNEVMMKHQREEGEPTFLQQVQKVAEHYVAIVDGKPREVVGTTYNKLKEIITSINQCGYFDQVHETETVVEEVTEAVAETQISETPAQEQVNEEYNSNDRHIPPESIIPIPNFPVQVAPLPVVSGATPVSGPIPVVAQPIPPHPAAPVDTSYYTNATGFVPQPQQQQQQAQPAQQQPPQAPRINDVIGTPNFFFLQESELDSPDVTSQAPIVSHIPAAAVNAPIPSQTFTNQNFANAPVVAQQVIYQHQPPQDMSHIPGFANPNPPPPIPMPPSHQQPNIQYSPQHPTNFQQQPPPPPPPPQQQQQPQQTVAPQISQPAQAQNFEHSQESQQPPNEEKSEETQEETPAPESELEQPNESVDWCQMAESGNINDWNQTDQSPTSAQESQQTQQQTTQQAWGDQQRSSGYRGRGGRRGNSNGYNGRGRGGGYQQNGRGGQGAYYRNDSNYQNGYQQRSWGNSEGNSGYNSGYKRGGGGPRGGPRGERGIDRGGRGQFRGQRGGNRGGYTPRGKPHTQQ; this is encoded by the exons ATGCCTTCTGCCAACCCTAAACTAGGAAAACAGGCCTCTACGGAGACCGTAGATCCTATATGCCAGGCGATTATCGTTATCGAACATAAGATACGAAATCTTGAAAAGCGTAAG GTGAAGTTAGAGTCATATAGGGAACTGCAGAATAATGGAAAGGAACTAAACGCAGATCAAAAAACAGCAGTGGCTAAATACGACGAAGTGTTACAAACATTGGATATTACAAAGGAATTATACAAACAGATTGTTGGTATTGCTCATGATGCAGCCAAGCAACAGAAAAAATTGGCAAGGAAAGAGGCTATTGAAAGGACACAACAGGATATTGCAAAG GTGAAAGAAGTTCTCCTTATACAAGATGCGCTGATGAACATGGGTACAGAGTCTGTTAGAGAAGATTTTCTTGCTGGCAAAAATGGTGCAGTGAAATTATCAGAACAAGATTTAAAGAGTTTGGACAGTCTGTATAATGAAGTTATGATGAAACATCAAAGAGAGGAAGGTGAACCAACGTTTCTTCAACAAGTACAGAAAGTAGCAGAACATTATGTAGCTATTGTTGATGGAAAACCAAGAGAAGTTGTTGGTACAACTTACaacaaattgaaagaaattattaCTTCTATTAATCAATGCGGGTATTTTGATCAAGTCCATGAAACTGAAACTGTAGTGGAAGAG GTTACAGAAGCAGTTGCTGAGACGCAAATATCAGAAACTCCTGCACAGGAACAAGTCAATGAAGAGTATAATAGCAATGACAGACACATTCCACCAGAGTCCATCATTCCCATTCCTAATTTTCCAGTACAAGTTGCTCCCCTTCCTGTTGTTTCTGGCGCTACACCAGTTTCCGGCCCTATTCCTGTAGTTGCGCAACCTATTCCACCGCATCCAGCAGCACCGGTTGATACGTCATATTACACAAATGCTACGGGATTTGTTCCACAaccgcaacagcaacaacagcaagcACAACCAGCACAGCAACAACCTCCACAGGCACCGAGAATTAATGATGTTATAGGCACAccaaatttctttttcctgcaAGAATCTGAACTTGATTCACCGGATGTTACATCTCAAGCACCTATTGTTTCACACATTCCTGCTGCTGCTGTGAATGCACCTATTCCTTCGCAAACATTTACAAATCAAAACTTTGCAAATGCACCGGTAGTAGCACAACAAGTTATATATCAGCATCAACCACCGCAGGACATGTCCCACATTCCTGGATTTGCTAACCCGAACCCACCTCCGCCCATTCCAATGCCACCATCTCATCAGCAACCAAATATTCAATACAGTCCTCAACATCCTACTAATTTCCaacagcaaccaccaccaccaccaccaccaccacaacagcaacagcaaccacAGCAAACTGTTGCACCACAAATTTCACAACCAGCACAAGCACAGAATTTTGAACATTCACAAGAAAGTCAGCAACCACCTAACGAG GAAAAGTCTGAAGAAACTCAAGAAGAAACACCTGCACCAGAATCAGAATTGGAACAACCAAATGAATCTGTAGATTGGTGTCAGATGGCTGAGTCTGGAAATATAAACGATTGGAACCAAACGGATCAGTCGCCGACATCTGCTCAAGAATCACAACAAACGCAACAGCAAACAACTCAGCAAGCTTGGGGTGATCAACAGCGTAGTAGTGGGTACAGAGGTAGAGGTGGAAGAAGAGGTAATTCTAACGGTTACAATGGAAGAGGTAGGGGCGGTGGTTATCAACAAAATGGACGTGGAGGACaag GAGCTTACTATCGTAACGATAGTAACTATCAAAACGGTTACCAGCAACGTTCTTGGGGAAATAGCGAAGGAAATAGTGGTTACAACTCTGGTTATAAAAGAGGCGGTGGTGGACCAAGAGGCGGTCCACGAGGTGAGCGTGGTATTGATAGAGGTGGCCGAGGACAGTTTCGCGGTCAAAGGGGAGGAAATCGTGGGGGTTACACGCCTCGTGGTAAACCCCACACGCAACAATAA
- the AsnRS-m gene encoding asparagine--tRNA ligase, mitochondrial isoform X1, giving the protein MSLKMFSKFNRSLLLANFNFPKCHVHSMLRIHDTDLESNAGKLIKVQGWVRALRKMKNNIFIDITDGSTAKMLQVVVPTDNEPDNLSYGSSITAEGKLALAPNGRIELHANNLVVIGSCDVMDGYPFAPRKIYAEEYIRKYLHLRPRTRIFSCLLRLRDIASVSIQNHLRNRGFINVHTPILTSNDCEGAGELFLVKPSSEAILKAMKREDVTEEESYFNTKAFLTVSGQLHLEAVARALTKVYTFGPTFRAENSKSRLHLSEFRMLEAELAFINSIDDIMDEVELLIKNITKDILEKGASDIHEMKCPEVQWLNENFTRMTYDEAIDILQNNEKSFQQPVTLETGISKEHELFLVKHNNNVPIFVINWPKESKPFYMKECENDASKVAAMDLLVPIVGELVGGSIREDDYEKLKSKLPVTSNLSWYLELRKYGNVTTGGFGMGFERFLQCLFDIPNIKDTLPFPRWPHNCSL; this is encoded by the exons ATGTCACTTAAAATGTTTTCGAAATTCAATAGAAGCTTATTGCttgctaattttaattttcctaaaTGCCATGTACATAGTATGTTACGAATACATGATACTGATTTGGAAAGTAATGCTGGAAAACTTATAAAAGTACAG GGTTGGGTTCGTGCACTCAGAAAgatgaaaaacaatatttttattgatattacgGATGGATCAACTGCTAAAATGTTACAAGTTGTCGTACCAACAGATAATGAACCAGATAACTTAAGTTATGGGAGTAGTATCACAGCAGAAGGCAAGTTAGCTTTAGCTCCAAATGGTAGAATCGAATTACACGCAAACAATCTTGTTGTAATTGGTTCATGTGATGTTATGGATGGATATCCTTTTGCTCCAAGGAAAATATATGCCGAGGAATACATTAGGAAGTATTTGCATTTGAGGCCAAGAACTAGGATATTTTCATGTTTGCTAAGGTTACGTGATATAGCATCTGTATCTATTCAAAATCATTTAAGAAATAGAGGTTTCATTAATGTCCATACACCTATTTTAACTTCAAATGATTGCGAAGGTGCTGGTGAATTGTTTTTGGTAAAACCATCTTCTGAAGCAATATTAAAAGCAATGAAAAGAGAGGATGTTACAGAAGAAGAATCATATTTTAATACTAAAGCATTTTTAACAGTTTCTGGGCAATTACATTTAGAGGCTGTTGCGAG AGCCCTTACAAAGGTCTATACCTTTGGACCAACATTCAGAGCTGAAAATTCTAAGTCAAGATTACATTTATCAGAATTTCGTATGTTAGAAGCTGAGTTAGCATTTATTAATAGTATTgatgatataatggatgaaGTTGAActattgataaaaaatataacTAAAGATATACTTGAAAAAGGTGCTTCTGACATCCATGAAATGAAGTGCCCAGAAGTACAATGGCTGAATGAAAACTTTACACGTATGACATATGATGAGGCAATTGATATTTTACAGAATAATGAGAAATCTTTTCAACAGCCTGTTACACTTGAAACAGGCATTTCTAAGGAGCATGAATTATTTTTAGTAAAGCATAACAACAATGTTCCTATATTCGTTATAAATTGGCCAAAAGAAAGTAAACCTTTTTATATGAAAGAATGTGAAAATGATGCTTCAAAG GTTGCTGCAATGGATCTTTTAGTACCAATTGTAGGAGAATTAGTAGGAGGAAGTATACGTGAAGATgactatgaaaaattaaaatcaaaattacctGTAACATCTAATCTTTCTTGGTATTTAGAGCTTCGTAAATATGGTAATGTTACCACAGGGGGTTTTGGAATGGGGTTTGAAAGATTTTTACAATGTCTTTTTGACATACCAAATATCAAAGATACTCTTCCTTTTCCGAGGTGGCCCCATAATTGCagtttatga
- the AsnRS-m gene encoding asparagine--tRNA ligase, mitochondrial isoform X2, with protein MKNNIFIDITDGSTAKMLQVVVPTDNEPDNLSYGSSITAEGKLALAPNGRIELHANNLVVIGSCDVMDGYPFAPRKIYAEEYIRKYLHLRPRTRIFSCLLRLRDIASVSIQNHLRNRGFINVHTPILTSNDCEGAGELFLVKPSSEAILKAMKREDVTEEESYFNTKAFLTVSGQLHLEAVARALTKVYTFGPTFRAENSKSRLHLSEFRMLEAELAFINSIDDIMDEVELLIKNITKDILEKGASDIHEMKCPEVQWLNENFTRMTYDEAIDILQNNEKSFQQPVTLETGISKEHELFLVKHNNNVPIFVINWPKESKPFYMKECENDASKVAAMDLLVPIVGELVGGSIREDDYEKLKSKLPVTSNLSWYLELRKYGNVTTGGFGMGFERFLQCLFDIPNIKDTLPFPRWPHNCSL; from the exons atgaaaaacaatatttttattgatattacgGATGGATCAACTGCTAAAATGTTACAAGTTGTCGTACCAACAGATAATGAACCAGATAACTTAAGTTATGGGAGTAGTATCACAGCAGAAGGCAAGTTAGCTTTAGCTCCAAATGGTAGAATCGAATTACACGCAAACAATCTTGTTGTAATTGGTTCATGTGATGTTATGGATGGATATCCTTTTGCTCCAAGGAAAATATATGCCGAGGAATACATTAGGAAGTATTTGCATTTGAGGCCAAGAACTAGGATATTTTCATGTTTGCTAAGGTTACGTGATATAGCATCTGTATCTATTCAAAATCATTTAAGAAATAGAGGTTTCATTAATGTCCATACACCTATTTTAACTTCAAATGATTGCGAAGGTGCTGGTGAATTGTTTTTGGTAAAACCATCTTCTGAAGCAATATTAAAAGCAATGAAAAGAGAGGATGTTACAGAAGAAGAATCATATTTTAATACTAAAGCATTTTTAACAGTTTCTGGGCAATTACATTTAGAGGCTGTTGCGAG AGCCCTTACAAAGGTCTATACCTTTGGACCAACATTCAGAGCTGAAAATTCTAAGTCAAGATTACATTTATCAGAATTTCGTATGTTAGAAGCTGAGTTAGCATTTATTAATAGTATTgatgatataatggatgaaGTTGAActattgataaaaaatataacTAAAGATATACTTGAAAAAGGTGCTTCTGACATCCATGAAATGAAGTGCCCAGAAGTACAATGGCTGAATGAAAACTTTACACGTATGACATATGATGAGGCAATTGATATTTTACAGAATAATGAGAAATCTTTTCAACAGCCTGTTACACTTGAAACAGGCATTTCTAAGGAGCATGAATTATTTTTAGTAAAGCATAACAACAATGTTCCTATATTCGTTATAAATTGGCCAAAAGAAAGTAAACCTTTTTATATGAAAGAATGTGAAAATGATGCTTCAAAG GTTGCTGCAATGGATCTTTTAGTACCAATTGTAGGAGAATTAGTAGGAGGAAGTATACGTGAAGATgactatgaaaaattaaaatcaaaattacctGTAACATCTAATCTTTCTTGGTATTTAGAGCTTCGTAAATATGGTAATGTTACCACAGGGGGTTTTGGAATGGGGTTTGAAAGATTTTTACAATGTCTTTTTGACATACCAAATATCAAAGATACTCTTCCTTTTCCGAGGTGGCCCCATAATTGCagtttatga